A region of Betta splendens chromosome 13, fBetSpl5.4, whole genome shotgun sequence DNA encodes the following proteins:
- the sytl2b gene encoding synaptotagmin-like protein 2 isoform X1, which translates to MFLLIFSDQHCRNANKCQILCSCVFVRAFVSMPCAFVHNGVVKEPLVATGICTCFLCVSLIVLRKLETVLSSGSPSDSKLKYLTGEWFYEAKSRRHTDKIHGSDIILASMKQRKAAGLDGSLRLERPRIPSSRAAESVPPSKPARCLEATQPQQINDAEKENVHSGFRSPRMQRHNPFNRASLIPVEPPESNMDTSPVWDQVSPNKELASPLKNPLRGELAQTSGGSLTSEGSSAGFRPVPKKRTFLPRRSHSETSDPGFDAQVRPEGVVPAPRTSLQRGSSGSSNQSRGRDEMPQRGAAAAYNKIPQPLSSAQDASNSHLEMNWKPPSPARDRGETFTENQSTQKAGDAQAQRECVGVKTVILPKDIFKDSGYENTGSVVREMESSTHSIVDPEPPVSYDLKFIDKTDQQAQYKSNPKHVFKLSTQVTSPTGDEDSIAKVLDWFSRSTDSSDWLKRQDDPGAAEISEKHAESNKIKYEESLRNDNGNIYRREEALEMERGQRQTNEALGVRDNKTQNEEMVADSRERRMQPQEVEDNDDDWQSPRICHQKSFWEKSNNGLKMLISKSVAPSDSEQKPAHQPAGKKEASVSKQHGVFNMPFGINSRNGSDQRIADNTDGLHLDVNMQHRPVVNTHDPTHDDLLNVQPKPQDRRSAEVSHASRPGPQSRTAVQSRGTPAQPNQQPVTSQVPEELTKTLSVPGLDVDVKPNDSPAPEKIGLSRNSLSMAFSLDENDGQVDAKRSICRQSSDVIMRMDREDEDPNMDQRASPQEGRAEKIKQLRSFWEQEMNKPTLYKDKPKVDGKVYHRANRARLNKRFTKSEYDLRSVGNDSDGDADDSNRNHPNFTVVPLNQRMESLSPSLNMSRSNFNTLRVFWDEAAAEARAPLSHDKPKSPKRKEPVSAHIQSPEFKWDESEVHSTVEKTRPAMKSSPPPQGRSRSPQSRSESRRSSKEFSKEKPTKSQMTSGRETRPAKGRKDSFSNSSGRSSLRRATSMFALCGPDEKGPLQVDVSPVQSQSRKERPIKDKGVLQRRSSEETETLTPLARAFVPRDYRHYLGMTDGTSVHASLAPAVREEGSEGRPHEFAPVRASTPVCSEERSSRKANRPSQRPLGANYSSSDTGQESAQSSTSDTRPSSRASSNRENDNETHNLVRKALKRAEARPRNLAKSMEDIASSSEWQERGQEPPADVRRTSDVSTIPLNSSSLFSDPDHLKKMSKSVPSFLQKEDADIDTDSTFEDHRGKLMMGRSMSNLTDSSGMASMSSLSGSVMTMYSGDFGNIDIQGNIQFSINYVQRLQEFHIFVAECRDLAAVDQKRARSDPYVKSYLVPDKDHLGKRKTSVKKKTLNPIFNEILRYRVRMDHLRTQTLILSVWHHDTFGRNSFLGEVDVDLSNWDLDHTQMNYLALKPRNILNLVPSNYRGEMRLAIRFLPQITRSEGLAKGTSNFGEIHIWVKDCKNLPLVRTTIDPYVKCFVLPDTSRKSRQKTRVLRRTANPVFNHTMVYDGIREVDLTEACVELTVWDRDRLAGNLLGGLRLGSGTGRSYGAAVDWMDSGSDEVALWERMMASPNEWIEGVLPLRTLNCAKTALK; encoded by the exons ATGTTTCTCCTCATATTTAGTGATCAACACTGCCGAAATGCAAACAAGTGTCAGATTctctgctcgtgtgtgtttgtgcgtgcgtttgtgtccATGCCGTGTGCTTTTGTTCACAATGGAGTCGTCAAAGAACCGCTGGTCGCTACCGGCATCTGTACATGCTTCCTTTGTGTTTCCTTAATTGTTCTTAGGAAACTGGAGACAGTGCTGAGCAGCGGCTCACCGTCAGACAGCAAGCTGAAGTATTTGACCGGAGAGTGGTTTTACGAAGCCAAATCCCGCAGACACACGGACAAGATCCACGGCTCAGACATAATCCTGGCCTCAatgaaacagaggaaagccgcCGGTTTAG ATGGGTCTCTCAGACTCGAAAGGCCCAGGATCCCCAGCAGCCGGGCTGCAGAAAGCGTCCCTCCGTCGAAACCCGCCAGATGTTTGGAGGCGACACAGCCGCAGCAGATAAA TGATGCAGAGAAGGAGAATGTTCACTCTGGGTTCCGCTCTCCGCGAATG CAGAGGCACAACCCTTTCAACCGCGCATCACTTATTCCTGTGGAACCTCCTGAAAGTAATATGGACACGTCACCCGTTTGGGACCAAGTCTCACCCAACAAAG AACTCGCGTCTCCGCTGAAGAATCCCCTTCGAGGTGAACTTGCTCAGACTTCAGGAGGCTCTCTGACGTCAGAGGGCTCCTCCGCCGGGTTCAGGCCAGTCCCGAAGAAGAGGACTTTCCTTCCAAGACGCAGTCATTCGGAAACCAGCGATCCGGGATTTGATGCACAGGTTCGGCCAGAGGGAGTCGTCCCTGCTCCCAGGACAAGCCTTCAGCGGGGGTCCAGTGGGAGCTCCAACCAGTCGAGGGGCCGGGATGAGATGCCCCAGAGAGGTGCAGCCGCGGCGTATAACAAGATACCTCAGCCGCTCAGCTCCGCACAAGACGCCTCGAATTCCCATCTGGAGATGAACTGGAAGCCACCTTCACCCGCAAGAGACAG AGGTGAAACATTCACAGAAAACCAAAGCACACAGAAAGCAGGAGACGCTCAGGCACAAAGAGAATGTGTGGGGGTGAAAACTGTCATCCTACCAAAGGACATTTTTAAAGACTCAGGTTATGAAAACACCGGCAGTGTGGTCAGAGAAATGGAGAGTTCCACCCACAGCATTGTGG ATCCAGAGCCTCCTGTCTCCTATGATCTCAAGTTCATTGATAAAACTGATCAGCAAGCACAATACAAATCAAATCCGAAACATGTCTTCAAGTTATCCACTCAGGTCACCAGTCCCACTGGTGATGAAGACTCCATTGCCAAGGTGCTGGACTGGTTCAGTCgcagcacagacagcagtgACTGGTTAAAAAGACAAGATGATCCTGGGGCTGCAGAGATCTCTGAGAAACACGCAGaaagcaacaaaataaaatatgaggAGTCATTGAGGAATGACAATGGGAACATTTATAGGAGGGAAGAGGCTCTCGAAATGGAGAGAGGTCAAAGACAGACCAATGAGGCTCTGGGGGTTAGAGACAACAAGACACAGAATGAGGAGATGGTGGCAGATAGTAGAGAAAGAAGAATGCAGCCACAGGAGGTGGAAGATAATGACGATGACTGGCAGTCGCCCAGAATATGTCATCAGAAGTCTTTCTGGGAGAAAAGCAACAATGGCCTGAAAATGCTTATCAGCAAATCAGTCGCGCCCAGCGACAGTGAACAAAAACCTGCTCACCAGCCAGCAGGGAAAAAGGAGGCGAGCGTGAGCAAACAACATGGAGTGTTTAATATGCCCTTTGGGATAAACAGCAGGAACGGAAGCGATCAAAGGATAGCGGATAATACCGACGGGCTTCACTTAGATGTGAACATGCAGCACCGTCCGGTAGTAAACACGCATGACCCAACACATGATGACCTTTTGAATGTACAGCCCAAGCCCCAAGACAGAAGAAGTGCAGAGGTCTCACATGCAAGCAGACCCGGCCCCCAGTCCAGGACAGCTGTCCAGTCTAGAGGAACTCCAGCTCAACCAAATCAACAACCTGTTACCTCCCAGGTCCCAGAAGAGCTGACAAAGACCCTGTCTGTGCCTGGACTGGATGTAGATGTCAAGCCAAACGACAGTCCTGCACCGGAGAAGATCGGTTTGTCCAGAAACAGCCTGAGCATGGCCTTCAGTCTAGATGAGAATGATGGACAGGTCGACGCTAAAAGAAGCATTTGTAGACAGTCAAGTGACGTCATCATGAGGATGGACAGAGAGGATGAAGATCCTAACATGGACCAACGAGCTTCGCCACAAGAAGGTAGAGCAGAGAAGATAAAGCAGCTGAGATCTTTCTGGGAGCAGGAGATGAACAAACCCACGCTCTACAAGGACAAACCTAAGGTGGATGGGAAAGTTTATCACCGTGCAAACCGGGCAAGACTGAATAAAAGATTTACCAAGTCTGAGTACGATCTGAGGTCAGTTGGAAACGATTCTGATGGCGACGCTGACGACTCCAACAGAAACCATCCGAACTTTACTGTTGTTCCTTTGAATCAGCGAATGGAGAGTTTGTCCCCCAGCCTGAACATGAGCAGATCGAATTTCAACACGCTGCGTGTGTTCTGGGACGAGGCCGCGGCAGAAGCCAGGGCGCCATTGTCTCATGACAAACCCAAAAGCCCCAAAAGGAAAGAGCCAGTGAGTGCCCACATTCAAAGTCCGGAGTTCAAGTGGGACGAGTCTGAGGTTCACTCCACCGTGGAGAAAACCAGACCTGCCATGAAGtcatctccacctccacaggGTCGGTCCAGGTCGCCCCAGAGTAGGTCAGAGTCTAGAAGAAGCTCCAAAGAGTTCAGCaaagaaaaacccacaaaaTCTCAGATGACCTCTGGGAGAGAAACTCGTCCTGCAAAGGGGAGAAAAGACAGTTTCAGCAACTCAAGCGGCCGCAGTTCTTTACGTCGAGCCACAAGCATGTTTGCCCTGTGTGGTCCTGACGAGAAAGGCCCGCTTCAAGTGGACGTGAGTCCGGTTCAGTCCCAGAGCAGAAAGGAGAGGCCGATCAAAGACAAAGGCGTCCTGCAGAGACGATCTTCCGAGGAAACCGAGACCCTAACCCCACTTGCGCGGGCGTTCGTTCCCAGAGACTACCGGCACTACCTGGGGATGACGGACGGCACCAGCGTCCACGCGTCGCTCGCCCCGGCTGTGAGGGAGGAAGGGTCGGAGGGCAGGCCGCACGAGTTTGCCCCGGTGAGGGCTAGCACCCCAGTGTGCTCCGAGGAGCGCTCCAGCCGGAAGGCCAACAGGCCCAGTCAGCGCCCCCTGGGGGCCAActacagcagctcagacacggGTCAGGAGTCGGCCCAGAGCAGCACCTCGGACACCCGGCCCAGTTCCAGGGCCAGTTCTAACC GTGAAAATGATAACGAGACCCACAACCTCGTGAGGAAAGCGTTGAAGCGAGCGGAAGCACGGCCCAGAAATCTGGCTAAAAGTATGGAGGACATCGCATCCTCGTCAGAGT GGCAAGAAAGGGGACAAGAGCCACCTGCTGATGTGAGACGTACAAGCGACG TGTCGACAATCCCATTAAACTCCTCGTCCTTATTTTCGGATCCAGACCATCTAAAGAAAATGAGCAAATCGGTTCCATCGTTCTTGCAGAAGGAG gacgCTGACATAGACACTGACTCCACCTTCGAGGACCACAGAGGGAAACTAATGATGGGCCGATCCATGTCTAACCTCACGGACTCCTCTGGCATGGCGTCCATGTCGTCT TTGAGCGGAAGCGTGATGACAATGTACAGCGGAGACTTTGGGAATATTGACATTCAGGGAAACATCCAGTTCTCCATTAACTACGTTCAGCGGCTCCAGGAGTTTCACATCTTCGTGGCTGAGTGTCGAGACCTGGCTGCGGTCGACCAGAAGAGGGCCCGGTCGGATCC GTACGTGAAGAGCTACCTAGTTCCTGACAAAGATCATCTGGGAAAGAGAAAAACGTCTGTAAAGAAGAAGACATTAAATCCAATCTTCAATGAGATTCTCCGA tatcgCGTTCGCATGGATCACCTCAGGACGCAGACGCTCATTCTGTCCGTTTGGCATCACGACACATTTGGCAGGAACAGTTTCCTTGGTGAGGTGGATGTAGACCTCTCCAACTGGGACCTGGACCACACCCAGATGAACTACTTAGCCTTGAAACCAAGA AATATCCTTAATCTAGTCCCATCAAATTATCGTGGCGAGATGAGACTGGCCATACGGTTCCTGCCACAGATCACCCGCAGCGAAG GTTTAGCTAAAGGAACCTCCAACTTTGGAGAGATTCATATTTGGGTGAAGGACTGCAAGAACCTGCCTCTAGTGAGGACCACCATCGACCCCTACGTTAAATg TTTTGTGCTACCGGACACGAGCAGGAAGAGTCGGCAGAAGACGCGCGTGCTGCGGAGGACGGCGAATCCCGTGTTCAACCACACGATGGTGTACGACGGCATCAGAGAGGTTGATCTCACAGAGGCGTGCGTGGAGCTCACGGTCTGGGACCGGGACAGGCTCGCCGGCAACCTGCTGGGGGGTCTGAGGCTCGGATCTGGAACAG GCAGAAGTTATGGAGCGGCAGTGGACTGGATGGACTCTGGCTCCGATGAGGTGGCTCTGTGGGAGCGCATGATGGCATCCCCTAATGAATGGATAGAAGGCGTGCTGCCGCTGCGAACGCTGAACTGTGCGAAAACGGCCCTCAAATAG
- the sytl2b gene encoding synaptotagmin-like protein 2 isoform X2, producing MFLLIFSDQHCRNANKCQILCSCVFVRAFVSMPCAFVHNGVVKEPLVATGICTCFLCVSLIVLRKLETVLSSGSPSDSKLKYLTGEWFYEAKSRRHTDKIHGSDIILASMKQRKAAGLDGSLRLERPRIPSSRAAESVPPSKPARCLEATQPQQINDAEKENVHSGFRSPRMRHNPFNRASLIPVEPPESNMDTSPVWDQVSPNKELASPLKNPLRGELAQTSGGSLTSEGSSAGFRPVPKKRTFLPRRSHSETSDPGFDAQVRPEGVVPAPRTSLQRGSSGSSNQSRGRDEMPQRGAAAAYNKIPQPLSSAQDASNSHLEMNWKPPSPARDRGETFTENQSTQKAGDAQAQRECVGVKTVILPKDIFKDSGYENTGSVVREMESSTHSIVDPEPPVSYDLKFIDKTDQQAQYKSNPKHVFKLSTQVTSPTGDEDSIAKVLDWFSRSTDSSDWLKRQDDPGAAEISEKHAESNKIKYEESLRNDNGNIYRREEALEMERGQRQTNEALGVRDNKTQNEEMVADSRERRMQPQEVEDNDDDWQSPRICHQKSFWEKSNNGLKMLISKSVAPSDSEQKPAHQPAGKKEASVSKQHGVFNMPFGINSRNGSDQRIADNTDGLHLDVNMQHRPVVNTHDPTHDDLLNVQPKPQDRRSAEVSHASRPGPQSRTAVQSRGTPAQPNQQPVTSQVPEELTKTLSVPGLDVDVKPNDSPAPEKIGLSRNSLSMAFSLDENDGQVDAKRSICRQSSDVIMRMDREDEDPNMDQRASPQEGRAEKIKQLRSFWEQEMNKPTLYKDKPKVDGKVYHRANRARLNKRFTKSEYDLRSVGNDSDGDADDSNRNHPNFTVVPLNQRMESLSPSLNMSRSNFNTLRVFWDEAAAEARAPLSHDKPKSPKRKEPVSAHIQSPEFKWDESEVHSTVEKTRPAMKSSPPPQGRSRSPQSRSESRRSSKEFSKEKPTKSQMTSGRETRPAKGRKDSFSNSSGRSSLRRATSMFALCGPDEKGPLQVDVSPVQSQSRKERPIKDKGVLQRRSSEETETLTPLARAFVPRDYRHYLGMTDGTSVHASLAPAVREEGSEGRPHEFAPVRASTPVCSEERSSRKANRPSQRPLGANYSSSDTGQESAQSSTSDTRPSSRASSNRENDNETHNLVRKALKRAEARPRNLAKSMEDIASSSEWQERGQEPPADVRRTSDVSTIPLNSSSLFSDPDHLKKMSKSVPSFLQKEDADIDTDSTFEDHRGKLMMGRSMSNLTDSSGMASMSSLSGSVMTMYSGDFGNIDIQGNIQFSINYVQRLQEFHIFVAECRDLAAVDQKRARSDPYVKSYLVPDKDHLGKRKTSVKKKTLNPIFNEILRYRVRMDHLRTQTLILSVWHHDTFGRNSFLGEVDVDLSNWDLDHTQMNYLALKPRNILNLVPSNYRGEMRLAIRFLPQITRSEGLAKGTSNFGEIHIWVKDCKNLPLVRTTIDPYVKCFVLPDTSRKSRQKTRVLRRTANPVFNHTMVYDGIREVDLTEACVELTVWDRDRLAGNLLGGLRLGSGTGRSYGAAVDWMDSGSDEVALWERMMASPNEWIEGVLPLRTLNCAKTALK from the exons ATGTTTCTCCTCATATTTAGTGATCAACACTGCCGAAATGCAAACAAGTGTCAGATTctctgctcgtgtgtgtttgtgcgtgcgtttgtgtccATGCCGTGTGCTTTTGTTCACAATGGAGTCGTCAAAGAACCGCTGGTCGCTACCGGCATCTGTACATGCTTCCTTTGTGTTTCCTTAATTGTTCTTAGGAAACTGGAGACAGTGCTGAGCAGCGGCTCACCGTCAGACAGCAAGCTGAAGTATTTGACCGGAGAGTGGTTTTACGAAGCCAAATCCCGCAGACACACGGACAAGATCCACGGCTCAGACATAATCCTGGCCTCAatgaaacagaggaaagccgcCGGTTTAG ATGGGTCTCTCAGACTCGAAAGGCCCAGGATCCCCAGCAGCCGGGCTGCAGAAAGCGTCCCTCCGTCGAAACCCGCCAGATGTTTGGAGGCGACACAGCCGCAGCAGATAAA TGATGCAGAGAAGGAGAATGTTCACTCTGGGTTCCGCTCTCCGCGAATG AGGCACAACCCTTTCAACCGCGCATCACTTATTCCTGTGGAACCTCCTGAAAGTAATATGGACACGTCACCCGTTTGGGACCAAGTCTCACCCAACAAAG AACTCGCGTCTCCGCTGAAGAATCCCCTTCGAGGTGAACTTGCTCAGACTTCAGGAGGCTCTCTGACGTCAGAGGGCTCCTCCGCCGGGTTCAGGCCAGTCCCGAAGAAGAGGACTTTCCTTCCAAGACGCAGTCATTCGGAAACCAGCGATCCGGGATTTGATGCACAGGTTCGGCCAGAGGGAGTCGTCCCTGCTCCCAGGACAAGCCTTCAGCGGGGGTCCAGTGGGAGCTCCAACCAGTCGAGGGGCCGGGATGAGATGCCCCAGAGAGGTGCAGCCGCGGCGTATAACAAGATACCTCAGCCGCTCAGCTCCGCACAAGACGCCTCGAATTCCCATCTGGAGATGAACTGGAAGCCACCTTCACCCGCAAGAGACAG AGGTGAAACATTCACAGAAAACCAAAGCACACAGAAAGCAGGAGACGCTCAGGCACAAAGAGAATGTGTGGGGGTGAAAACTGTCATCCTACCAAAGGACATTTTTAAAGACTCAGGTTATGAAAACACCGGCAGTGTGGTCAGAGAAATGGAGAGTTCCACCCACAGCATTGTGG ATCCAGAGCCTCCTGTCTCCTATGATCTCAAGTTCATTGATAAAACTGATCAGCAAGCACAATACAAATCAAATCCGAAACATGTCTTCAAGTTATCCACTCAGGTCACCAGTCCCACTGGTGATGAAGACTCCATTGCCAAGGTGCTGGACTGGTTCAGTCgcagcacagacagcagtgACTGGTTAAAAAGACAAGATGATCCTGGGGCTGCAGAGATCTCTGAGAAACACGCAGaaagcaacaaaataaaatatgaggAGTCATTGAGGAATGACAATGGGAACATTTATAGGAGGGAAGAGGCTCTCGAAATGGAGAGAGGTCAAAGACAGACCAATGAGGCTCTGGGGGTTAGAGACAACAAGACACAGAATGAGGAGATGGTGGCAGATAGTAGAGAAAGAAGAATGCAGCCACAGGAGGTGGAAGATAATGACGATGACTGGCAGTCGCCCAGAATATGTCATCAGAAGTCTTTCTGGGAGAAAAGCAACAATGGCCTGAAAATGCTTATCAGCAAATCAGTCGCGCCCAGCGACAGTGAACAAAAACCTGCTCACCAGCCAGCAGGGAAAAAGGAGGCGAGCGTGAGCAAACAACATGGAGTGTTTAATATGCCCTTTGGGATAAACAGCAGGAACGGAAGCGATCAAAGGATAGCGGATAATACCGACGGGCTTCACTTAGATGTGAACATGCAGCACCGTCCGGTAGTAAACACGCATGACCCAACACATGATGACCTTTTGAATGTACAGCCCAAGCCCCAAGACAGAAGAAGTGCAGAGGTCTCACATGCAAGCAGACCCGGCCCCCAGTCCAGGACAGCTGTCCAGTCTAGAGGAACTCCAGCTCAACCAAATCAACAACCTGTTACCTCCCAGGTCCCAGAAGAGCTGACAAAGACCCTGTCTGTGCCTGGACTGGATGTAGATGTCAAGCCAAACGACAGTCCTGCACCGGAGAAGATCGGTTTGTCCAGAAACAGCCTGAGCATGGCCTTCAGTCTAGATGAGAATGATGGACAGGTCGACGCTAAAAGAAGCATTTGTAGACAGTCAAGTGACGTCATCATGAGGATGGACAGAGAGGATGAAGATCCTAACATGGACCAACGAGCTTCGCCACAAGAAGGTAGAGCAGAGAAGATAAAGCAGCTGAGATCTTTCTGGGAGCAGGAGATGAACAAACCCACGCTCTACAAGGACAAACCTAAGGTGGATGGGAAAGTTTATCACCGTGCAAACCGGGCAAGACTGAATAAAAGATTTACCAAGTCTGAGTACGATCTGAGGTCAGTTGGAAACGATTCTGATGGCGACGCTGACGACTCCAACAGAAACCATCCGAACTTTACTGTTGTTCCTTTGAATCAGCGAATGGAGAGTTTGTCCCCCAGCCTGAACATGAGCAGATCGAATTTCAACACGCTGCGTGTGTTCTGGGACGAGGCCGCGGCAGAAGCCAGGGCGCCATTGTCTCATGACAAACCCAAAAGCCCCAAAAGGAAAGAGCCAGTGAGTGCCCACATTCAAAGTCCGGAGTTCAAGTGGGACGAGTCTGAGGTTCACTCCACCGTGGAGAAAACCAGACCTGCCATGAAGtcatctccacctccacaggGTCGGTCCAGGTCGCCCCAGAGTAGGTCAGAGTCTAGAAGAAGCTCCAAAGAGTTCAGCaaagaaaaacccacaaaaTCTCAGATGACCTCTGGGAGAGAAACTCGTCCTGCAAAGGGGAGAAAAGACAGTTTCAGCAACTCAAGCGGCCGCAGTTCTTTACGTCGAGCCACAAGCATGTTTGCCCTGTGTGGTCCTGACGAGAAAGGCCCGCTTCAAGTGGACGTGAGTCCGGTTCAGTCCCAGAGCAGAAAGGAGAGGCCGATCAAAGACAAAGGCGTCCTGCAGAGACGATCTTCCGAGGAAACCGAGACCCTAACCCCACTTGCGCGGGCGTTCGTTCCCAGAGACTACCGGCACTACCTGGGGATGACGGACGGCACCAGCGTCCACGCGTCGCTCGCCCCGGCTGTGAGGGAGGAAGGGTCGGAGGGCAGGCCGCACGAGTTTGCCCCGGTGAGGGCTAGCACCCCAGTGTGCTCCGAGGAGCGCTCCAGCCGGAAGGCCAACAGGCCCAGTCAGCGCCCCCTGGGGGCCAActacagcagctcagacacggGTCAGGAGTCGGCCCAGAGCAGCACCTCGGACACCCGGCCCAGTTCCAGGGCCAGTTCTAACC GTGAAAATGATAACGAGACCCACAACCTCGTGAGGAAAGCGTTGAAGCGAGCGGAAGCACGGCCCAGAAATCTGGCTAAAAGTATGGAGGACATCGCATCCTCGTCAGAGT GGCAAGAAAGGGGACAAGAGCCACCTGCTGATGTGAGACGTACAAGCGACG TGTCGACAATCCCATTAAACTCCTCGTCCTTATTTTCGGATCCAGACCATCTAAAGAAAATGAGCAAATCGGTTCCATCGTTCTTGCAGAAGGAG gacgCTGACATAGACACTGACTCCACCTTCGAGGACCACAGAGGGAAACTAATGATGGGCCGATCCATGTCTAACCTCACGGACTCCTCTGGCATGGCGTCCATGTCGTCT TTGAGCGGAAGCGTGATGACAATGTACAGCGGAGACTTTGGGAATATTGACATTCAGGGAAACATCCAGTTCTCCATTAACTACGTTCAGCGGCTCCAGGAGTTTCACATCTTCGTGGCTGAGTGTCGAGACCTGGCTGCGGTCGACCAGAAGAGGGCCCGGTCGGATCC GTACGTGAAGAGCTACCTAGTTCCTGACAAAGATCATCTGGGAAAGAGAAAAACGTCTGTAAAGAAGAAGACATTAAATCCAATCTTCAATGAGATTCTCCGA tatcgCGTTCGCATGGATCACCTCAGGACGCAGACGCTCATTCTGTCCGTTTGGCATCACGACACATTTGGCAGGAACAGTTTCCTTGGTGAGGTGGATGTAGACCTCTCCAACTGGGACCTGGACCACACCCAGATGAACTACTTAGCCTTGAAACCAAGA AATATCCTTAATCTAGTCCCATCAAATTATCGTGGCGAGATGAGACTGGCCATACGGTTCCTGCCACAGATCACCCGCAGCGAAG GTTTAGCTAAAGGAACCTCCAACTTTGGAGAGATTCATATTTGGGTGAAGGACTGCAAGAACCTGCCTCTAGTGAGGACCACCATCGACCCCTACGTTAAATg TTTTGTGCTACCGGACACGAGCAGGAAGAGTCGGCAGAAGACGCGCGTGCTGCGGAGGACGGCGAATCCCGTGTTCAACCACACGATGGTGTACGACGGCATCAGAGAGGTTGATCTCACAGAGGCGTGCGTGGAGCTCACGGTCTGGGACCGGGACAGGCTCGCCGGCAACCTGCTGGGGGGTCTGAGGCTCGGATCTGGAACAG GCAGAAGTTATGGAGCGGCAGTGGACTGGATGGACTCTGGCTCCGATGAGGTGGCTCTGTGGGAGCGCATGATGGCATCCCCTAATGAATGGATAGAAGGCGTGCTGCCGCTGCGAACGCTGAACTGTGCGAAAACGGCCCTCAAATAG